In Ectothiorhodospiraceae bacterium 2226, a single window of DNA contains:
- a CDS encoding bifunctional DNA primase/polymerase — MDTRIEQAALGYLARGWSVVPLRPRDKRPILRWQDFQHRHPDPDEVRGWYRHWPEANVGVVTGAISGLVVVDVDPRHGGEDSLAELVHTYGPLPQTAEAVTGGGGRHLYFAHAGRPVHNRAGVAPGIDLRGDGGYIVAPPSRHPAGGWYAWVPGSAPEAVALAPLPRWLPAREAGRGGRLGHPVSYWRDLAREGVAEGARNSTLASFAGHLLWHGVDPDVALELLLCWNRVRCRPPLADEEVIGVLESITRLHRNGGDAR; from the coding sequence ATGGACACACGCATCGAACAGGCGGCACTCGGCTATCTCGCACGCGGTTGGTCCGTCGTTCCGCTGCGCCCGCGGGACAAGCGCCCGATCCTGCGCTGGCAGGACTTCCAGCACCGGCACCCCGACCCGGACGAGGTGCGCGGCTGGTACCGCCACTGGCCGGAGGCCAACGTCGGCGTGGTCACCGGCGCGATCTCCGGGCTGGTGGTGGTGGACGTCGACCCGCGCCACGGCGGCGAGGACAGCCTGGCCGAGCTGGTGCACACCTACGGCCCGTTGCCGCAGACCGCGGAGGCGGTCACCGGCGGCGGCGGGCGGCACCTCTACTTCGCGCACGCGGGGCGCCCGGTACATAACCGCGCGGGCGTCGCGCCCGGCATCGACCTGCGCGGCGACGGCGGCTACATCGTGGCGCCGCCCTCGCGCCACCCCGCGGGCGGCTGGTATGCGTGGGTGCCGGGCAGCGCGCCGGAGGCGGTGGCGCTGGCGCCGCTGCCGCGCTGGCTGCCGGCGCGGGAGGCGGGCCGCGGCGGGCGCCTGGGTCACCCCGTGAGCTACTGGCGCGACCTGGCGCGCGAGGGCGTGGCCGAAGGCGCGCGCAACAGCACCCTCGCCTCCTTCGCGGGGCATTTGCTGTGGCACGGGGTGGACCCCGACGTCGCGCTGGAGCTGCTGCTGTGCTGGAACCGCGTGCGCTGTCGCCCGCCGCTGGCGGACGAGGAGGTGATCGGCGTGCTCGAGAGCATCACGCGCCTGCACCGCAACGGGGGCGACGCGCGGTAG
- a CDS encoding HPP family protein, with amino-acid sequence MKRLFEVLGVEHVPAGHTEKLVSAVGGLLALSLLAVFHGAWNGSAASALLLSSMGASTVLLFAVPHGALSQPWPLVGGHTLSALGGIGSVALLGDPVLAAPLAVGFAIACMYYLRCMHPPGGATALAAVAAGASGQGIGFVFDPVLASALVLLGVALLFNYPFPWRRYPAYLARHRATARAGVSEEDITYALEHVGSFVDVTPEDMADLYRLAREHAKLDQDSPEGSVCCVERGTGAIGLARGLEQCAEGPVFFKVMSLARRNGKPMLVWSKYQVDPDKAPAADDPQSAERG; translated from the coding sequence TTGAAGCGTCTGTTCGAGGTCTTGGGCGTCGAGCATGTGCCCGCGGGGCACACGGAAAAGCTGGTGTCGGCCGTGGGCGGGCTGCTCGCGCTGAGTCTGCTGGCGGTGTTCCACGGTGCCTGGAACGGTTCGGCGGCCTCGGCCCTGCTGCTGAGCTCCATGGGGGCCTCGACCGTGCTGCTGTTTGCGGTGCCGCACGGCGCCTTGTCCCAGCCCTGGCCGCTGGTCGGCGGGCACACGCTGTCGGCCCTGGGCGGCATCGGCAGCGTCGCGCTGCTGGGCGACCCGGTGCTGGCCGCGCCGCTGGCGGTGGGCTTTGCCATCGCGTGCATGTACTACCTGCGCTGCATGCACCCGCCGGGCGGTGCGACCGCGCTGGCGGCGGTGGCCGCCGGGGCGTCGGGGCAGGGCATCGGCTTCGTGTTCGATCCGGTGCTGGCGAGCGCGCTGGTGCTGCTCGGCGTGGCCCTGCTGTTCAACTACCCCTTCCCCTGGCGCCGCTACCCCGCCTACCTCGCGCGCCATCGGGCCACCGCGCGCGCGGGAGTGAGCGAGGAGGACATTACCTACGCGCTGGAGCACGTCGGCTCGTTCGTGGACGTGACCCCCGAGGACATGGCGGACCTCTACCGCCTGGCGCGCGAGCACGCCAAGCTCGACCAGGATAGCCCCGAAGGGAGCGTGTGCTGCGTGGAGCGGGGCACGGGGGCGATCGGCCTCGCGCGCGGCCTGGAGCAGTGCGCCGAGGGGCCGGTGTTCTTCAAGGTGATGTCGCTGGCGCGCCGGAACGGCAAGCCGATGCTGGTGTGGAGCAAATACCAGGTGGACCCCGACAAGGCGCCGGCCGCGGACGACCCGCAGTCGGCCGAGCGCGGCTGA
- a CDS encoding VOC family protein, protein MRTANPVIWFEIYVDDMARAKTFYQHMLGVELEKLDSPDADMEMWAFPMQENGTGAAGALSKMDGVRPGGGGTLIYFSCEDCAVEARRAAEHGGRIVQDKFAIGPYGHIAIVNDTEGNIIGLHSMQ, encoded by the coding sequence ATGCGAACCGCCAATCCGGTTATCTGGTTCGAGATCTACGTGGACGACATGGCGCGCGCCAAGACGTTCTACCAGCACATGCTCGGGGTCGAACTCGAGAAGCTCGACAGCCCCGACGCCGACATGGAGATGTGGGCCTTCCCCATGCAGGAGAACGGGACAGGCGCCGCGGGCGCCCTGTCCAAGATGGACGGCGTCCGTCCGGGCGGCGGCGGCACGCTGATCTATTTCTCCTGCGAGGACTGCGCGGTCGAGGCCCGGCGCGCGGCAGAACACGGCGGGCGCATCGTGCAGGACAAGTTCGCGATCGGCCCCTACGGTCACATCGCCATCGTGAACGACACCGAAGGCAACATCATCGGGCTGCACTCGATGCAGTGA
- a CDS encoding SOS response-associated peptidase: protein MCGRFSQAPSARELAAQFDLVVVPEDLPPRYNVCPSQPVAAVREGEAGRRLVQLHWGLIPHWAKDAKAGYRMINAKAETLTERPAYRDAFRRRRCLIPANGFYEWRGTGTGRKQPYYIHRRDGGLLALAGLWARWRNPAGEVIDSCTIVTTDANALVAPLHDRMPVIVPPEQYGLWLDPDCTDPARLAPLLRPIDPAGLVAEPVSLAVNSPRNEGADLIRPIEPDADA from the coding sequence ATGTGCGGACGATTCTCCCAGGCGCCCTCGGCGCGCGAGCTGGCGGCGCAGTTCGATCTGGTGGTGGTGCCGGAGGACCTGCCGCCGCGCTACAACGTGTGCCCGTCCCAGCCGGTGGCGGCGGTGCGCGAAGGCGAGGCCGGACGGCGGCTGGTGCAGTTGCACTGGGGGCTGATCCCGCACTGGGCCAAGGACGCCAAGGCCGGCTACCGCATGATCAACGCCAAGGCGGAGACCCTCACCGAGCGGCCGGCCTACCGCGATGCCTTCCGGCGCCGCCGCTGCCTGATCCCGGCCAACGGCTTCTACGAGTGGCGCGGCACGGGCACGGGGCGCAAGCAGCCCTACTACATCCACCGCCGCGACGGCGGCCTGCTGGCGCTGGCGGGGCTGTGGGCGCGCTGGCGCAACCCGGCAGGCGAGGTGATCGACTCCTGCACCATCGTGACCACCGACGCCAACGCGCTGGTGGCGCCGCTGCACGACCGCATGCCGGTGATCGTGCCGCCCGAGCAGTACGGCCTCTGGCTGGACCCCGACTGCACCGACCCGGCGCGCCTCGCGCCGCTGTTGCGGCCCATCGACCCCGCGGGGCTGGTGGCCGAGCCGGTGAGCCTCGCGGTGAACAGCCCGCGCAACGAAGGGGCGGACCTTATCCGCCCGATCGAGCCCGACGCCGACGCGTGA
- a CDS encoding MFS transporter: protein MRHPWAVFALPRVVVVLGLASLLNDAASEMIAPLLPVFLTLVLGAGPAVVGLVEGVAEATSSLMKLIAGRLADRGWRIKPLVVGGYGLSNAVRPLIALALNWGWVLGLRFMDRIGKGLRTAPRDAWLAASVAQAHRGQAFGFHRALDHTGAMLGPLLAFALLGLGLEMREVFLASAVPGLLVILLLMFGTASPPAPPPSAYAPLRWRVLDARVRGMVVAAGGLALATAPEAFLVLWASARGLELVWVPLLWAAAHAVKALVAYPLGGLSDTLGRLPVVLGGWSARLLVLVALALAPPGAAWTWGLFLLYAATLAATEGAERALIGDYTPEGQRGTAFGVYHMLSGLAALPGAVLFGVLWEWVSMEVAFLTSAGLTGLSALLLLIFARRAARAPG, encoded by the coding sequence ATGAGGCACCCGTGGGCCGTGTTCGCGCTGCCGCGCGTGGTGGTGGTGCTGGGGCTGGCCTCGCTGCTGAACGACGCGGCCAGCGAGATGATCGCGCCGCTGTTGCCGGTGTTCCTCACCCTGGTGCTGGGCGCCGGGCCGGCGGTGGTGGGGCTGGTCGAGGGCGTCGCCGAGGCCACCTCCAGCCTGATGAAGCTCATCGCCGGGCGCCTGGCCGACCGTGGCTGGCGCATCAAGCCGCTGGTGGTGGGCGGCTACGGCTTGTCCAACGCGGTGCGCCCGCTGATCGCGCTGGCCTTGAACTGGGGCTGGGTGCTGGGGCTGCGCTTCATGGACCGCATCGGCAAGGGGCTGCGCACCGCGCCGCGCGACGCCTGGCTGGCTGCCTCGGTCGCCCAGGCGCACCGCGGCCAGGCGTTCGGCTTCCACCGGGCGCTGGACCATACCGGCGCGATGCTGGGCCCGCTGCTCGCCTTTGCGCTGCTCGGCCTCGGCCTGGAGATGCGCGAGGTGTTCCTCGCCTCGGCCGTGCCGGGCCTGCTGGTGATCCTGCTGCTAATGTTCGGCACCGCCTCGCCGCCGGCGCCGCCGCCCAGCGCCTACGCGCCGCTGCGCTGGCGGGTGCTGGATGCGCGCGTGCGCGGCATGGTGGTGGCGGCCGGGGGGCTCGCGCTCGCCACCGCGCCCGAGGCCTTCCTGGTGCTTTGGGCCAGCGCGCGCGGGCTGGAGCTGGTGTGGGTGCCGCTGCTGTGGGCCGCGGCGCATGCGGTCAAGGCGCTGGTGGCCTACCCGCTGGGCGGCCTGTCCGACACGCTCGGGCGCCTGCCAGTGGTGCTGGGCGGCTGGAGCGCGCGCCTGCTGGTGCTGGTGGCGCTGGCGCTCGCGCCGCCGGGCGCGGCGTGGACCTGGGGGCTGTTCCTGCTATACGCGGCCACACTCGCCGCCACCGAGGGCGCCGAGCGCGCCCTGATTGGCGACTACACCCCGGAAGGCCAGCGCGGCACCGCATTCGGCGTGTACCACATGCTGAGCGGCCTCGCCGCGCTGCCGGGCGCGGTGCTGTTCGGGGTGCTGTGGGAGTGGGTGAGCATGGAGGTCGCGTTCCTCACCTCGGCCGGGCTGACCGGCCTCTCCGCGCTGTTGCTGCTCATCTTCGCGCGCCGCGCCGCGCGTGCACCGGGCTGA
- a CDS encoding nucleotide pyrophosphohydrolase, whose protein sequence is MPTDLDALTRRIRAFATERDWERYHSPKNLAMALSGEAGELIEQFQWLTEEQSAALPPDKHEAVRQEMADVFIYLLRLADRLGIDLMQAAEDKIDLNEQKYPVEQVRGSAKKYDED, encoded by the coding sequence ATGCCCACCGACCTCGACGCCCTCACCCGCCGCATCCGCGCCTTCGCCACCGAACGCGACTGGGAGCGCTACCACTCCCCCAAGAACCTCGCCATGGCCCTCAGCGGCGAGGCCGGCGAACTCATCGAGCAATTCCAGTGGCTCACCGAGGAGCAAAGCGCCGCCCTGCCCCCCGACAAGCACGAAGCCGTGCGCCAGGAGATGGCCGACGTGTTCATCTACCTCCTGCGCCTCGCCGACCGCCTGGGCATCGACCTGATGCAGGCCGCCGAAGACAAGATCGACCTGAACGAACAGAAGTACCCGGTGGAGCAGGTGCGGGGGAGTGCGAAGAAGTACGACGAGGACTAA
- the gloA gene encoding lactoylglutathione lyase — translation MGFDTERQPGVQPARAPETQGFRLNHSMLRVKDPERALAFYTRVFGMRLLRKLDFPELEFSLYFLARLEEDEQPPEDPGARTRWTFEQRGILELTHNWGTETQADFRYHDGNAEPQGFGHICFSVPDLDAAVRWLDQNEVPFVKRPDEGALKDVAFVTDPDGYWIEIIEPARLEKLGR, via the coding sequence ATGGGCTTCGACACCGAACGCCAGCCGGGCGTGCAGCCCGCACGCGCGCCGGAAACGCAGGGCTTTCGCCTCAACCACAGCATGCTGCGCGTGAAGGACCCCGAGCGCGCGCTCGCGTTCTACACCCGCGTGTTCGGCATGCGCCTGCTGCGCAAGCTCGATTTTCCCGAGCTCGAGTTCTCGCTGTACTTCCTCGCGCGTCTGGAGGAGGACGAGCAGCCGCCCGAGGACCCCGGCGCGCGCACCCGCTGGACCTTCGAACAGCGTGGCATCCTGGAACTCACCCACAACTGGGGCACCGAGACGCAGGCGGACTTCCGCTACCACGACGGCAACGCCGAACCGCAAGGCTTCGGCCACATCTGCTTCTCGGTGCCCGACCTCGACGCCGCCGTGCGCTGGCTCGACCAAAACGAGGTGCCGTTCGTGAAGCGCCCCGACGAGGGCGCGCTCAAGGACGTCGCCTTCGTCACCGACCCCGACGGCTACTGGATCGAGATCATCGAGCCCGCGCGGCTGGAGAAGCTCGGCCGCTGA